Proteins from one Listeria weihenstephanensis genomic window:
- a CDS encoding MarR family winged helix-turn-helix transcriptional regulator: protein MQNSGEDLGQSVVKAFMNFKRAELQNFKVPGLKRSETRFLFMLHHGLQHKQDKLGMKVADVTAILKVSKPSVTQQINALEEKKLIIRSQDPVDKRAAYIRLTKEGESVVEEIISTFHKNFEDMTSFLGKEEMERLISLLDKLTEYLNTKAENEEV, encoded by the coding sequence GTGCAAAATTCGGGGGAAGATTTAGGCCAATCCGTTGTCAAAGCGTTCATGAATTTTAAACGAGCTGAATTGCAAAATTTTAAGGTTCCTGGTTTAAAACGTTCTGAAACACGATTCCTATTTATGCTACATCACGGTTTACAACATAAACAAGACAAGCTGGGTATGAAAGTAGCAGATGTGACAGCGATTCTAAAGGTATCTAAACCAAGCGTAACACAGCAAATCAACGCCTTAGAAGAGAAAAAATTGATCATTCGCAGCCAAGATCCAGTGGACAAAAGAGCCGCGTATATTCGGCTTACAAAAGAGGGAGAATCAGTAGTAGAAGAAATTATTTCAACTTTTCACAAGAATTTTGAGGATATGACCTCTTTTTTGGGTAAAGAAGAAATGGAGAGATTAATTTCACTACTTGATAAGCTAACAGAGTATCTCAACACAAAAGCTGAGAACGAGGAGGTATAA
- a CDS encoding TetR/AcrR family transcriptional regulator: MENQKPDRRIKKTKAAFSHALLTLLDEKDFKKITVTDIVTRADVNRGTFYKHYQAKEDLLDEIISDVLADLEIAYQDPYLKTEHFSVETLTPTMVKIFDHVYAYPLFYKQAINEKLRIGFQNQLCDVIKRIALRDLVFDGGNADPELFASYQSHAIFGLIVYWVQHDFADSPAYMSEQLLYILRADTSIPK; the protein is encoded by the coding sequence ATGGAAAATCAAAAACCAGATCGGCGTATTAAAAAAACAAAGGCTGCCTTTTCGCATGCGCTTCTCACACTTCTAGACGAAAAAGACTTCAAAAAAATCACCGTCACCGATATCGTGACGCGCGCAGACGTAAATAGAGGCACTTTTTATAAACACTATCAAGCAAAAGAAGATCTGCTGGATGAAATAATCTCGGATGTCCTCGCTGATCTTGAAATCGCATACCAAGACCCTTATTTGAAAACAGAGCATTTTTCTGTGGAAACGTTGACGCCTACGATGGTTAAAATTTTCGATCATGTATATGCGTACCCCTTATTTTATAAGCAAGCGATCAACGAAAAATTGCGTATCGGCTTTCAAAATCAGCTATGCGATGTGATCAAGCGTATTGCCTTGCGCGATTTAGTTTTTGACGGTGGCAATGCTGATCCAGAGCTTTTTGCCAGCTACCAGTCGCATGCCATTTTTGGATTGATTGTATATTGGGTGCAACACGATTTTGCCGATTCCCCCGCCTATATGTCCGAACAGCTTCTCTATATTTTACGTGCTGATACCTCGATTCCTAAATGA
- a CDS encoding SDR family oxidoreductase, whose protein sequence is MGKLAGKVAVVTGAASGMGRQIALLYAKEGAKVVVADIQLEAAEETVNEIKAINGEALAVVANVMKEDDIRAMIDKAVEVYGTLDILVNNAGIMDNFVPAGDITDDLWDRVFAINITGVMRTTRKALSIFEEKESGVIVNIASAGGLFGSRAGAAYTASKHAVVGFTKNVGFQYATKNIRCNAIAPGAVNTNIGTTIYAPDAFGQERAMIGMGTNPRAGDASEIAKVALFLASDDSSFVNGTVITADAGWTAY, encoded by the coding sequence ATGGGAAAATTAGCTGGAAAAGTTGCTGTTGTCACTGGCGCAGCATCAGGAATGGGACGCCAAATTGCTTTACTCTACGCGAAAGAAGGCGCTAAAGTTGTCGTTGCGGATATTCAACTCGAGGCGGCGGAAGAAACGGTAAATGAAATCAAAGCGATAAATGGGGAAGCTTTGGCAGTAGTTGCCAATGTAATGAAGGAAGACGATATACGGGCGATGATTGACAAGGCGGTCGAAGTCTACGGCACGCTCGATATACTTGTAAATAATGCGGGAATCATGGATAATTTTGTTCCTGCGGGTGACATCACAGACGACTTGTGGGATCGCGTTTTTGCGATTAATATAACTGGTGTGATGCGGACGACGAGAAAAGCACTGAGTATCTTTGAAGAAAAAGAAAGTGGTGTTATTGTGAATATCGCATCAGCTGGTGGGTTGTTTGGCTCACGTGCTGGCGCGGCTTACACAGCTTCGAAACATGCCGTTGTTGGCTTTACAAAAAATGTTGGCTTTCAGTATGCGACGAAGAATATTCGTTGTAACGCGATTGCTCCAGGGGCTGTAAACACGAATATCGGAACAACGATTTACGCGCCAGATGCATTTGGTCAAGAACGGGCGATGATTGGTATGGGGACGAACCCACGGGCTGGAGATGCCTCGGAAATTGCAAAAGTTGCCTTATTCTTAGCATCCGATGATTCGAGCTTTGTCAATGGTACTGTAATCACCGCTGATGCTGGATGGACCGCCTATTAA